ACTGTCATGATAGAAGGCCGAGATGCCCAGGATTGCGTCTGGCATGATTCAGGTGGTCTTTCTAGAAGATTGCATAAATGAAGGGCGCGATAGCCGAGCCACCGGTGAGCACGATCAGAACCCCGAACAGCAGCATGAACAGGATGATCGGCAGCAGCCAGAATTTTTTTCGTACGGTCAGAAATCCCCAGAGATCTTTCAGAAAATCCATATCTATTGTCCCTTTTGAGGCATGTCCACCGATTTGGCTGGTGGGCGTGTCGACACCAGCAACTATTGGTGAGGCTGATTAAAAGTCGGTTTGCCCTGGTCATCCCAGGTCAATTCGGCGCCTGTCGGCTGTCCATGGTCGAAATCGACGAAGCGTTTCAGGCGGCCGTTCTCATAGAATTCCGCTTCGATGCCGTCGGACACGAAATTCCCTTGGGCATCGACGCGACCCTGTACCACCCGCTGTGGGGCGGTAGAAGGATAGCGGTTCAGCTTGATCTGCGGCGGAGTTGGGTCGTAGCTGCGGCTTTCCGGAATATCGTTGATCTTTTCCAGCCTCAGCTTGGCGTTAGCGTTGTTCGGGTTCAGCCGTAATGCCTCTTTAAGGCTGGAATAGGCGATTCGCGGCCGCCCGCGTTCGAACATGACAATGCCGAAGAGTCCCTGGGCCCAGTCGTAGTAGGGCATCTGCTGGATCACCAGCAGCAGGTTGGCCGCCGCCTCTGTATAGTTGTGAACTCGAGCCCCTGATAGAATTTCACCCAGCTTCAAGCGCAGCTCAACTGAGCCGGGGTTGTTTTTCAGGACCGCGTAAAGCTGTTTGACAGCCATTTGGGGCTTCCCAAAGCGAACGTAGGATGTCGCCAGGGTGCTCGCTGCGTTGGTGACGACCTTCTGGGAGCTTCCCGCGGTTTCGATCGCCTGCTTCGCCAGGCGAGCCGCATCGTCATTTTTGCCGGCCCATAAAAGCACACGGGCCAGGTTGGCAAGGGCAAACCCTTTTTCGGTCGGATTGAGGCCGCCTTCGATAGTCGCGGTGGCCTTGGCCAGCGCCTGTTCTTCCCGCGTGGGATCCAGCCGTATCAGGCCCTGATCCGACATAGTTTGCAGCAAACCGCTCGCCAGAATCTTGTGCCCTTCGATGGTCGGGTGAACATGATCGAGGAAGTACTCTTTCCCCAAGATCGCGTATCCCTGCTTTTTGCGCATGCGTTGCTCGAGCAGGCCTGGGAAATCAACCAGCGGGACTTGCTGCTCATTTGCAACCGCTGTGACTGTTTGGACTATGGAACTTAAGGCGCGCAGCGGGCAAACGTCCTCATCCCGTGCGCTAATTAGTGCGGTTTT
Above is a genomic segment from Geopsychrobacter electrodiphilus DSM 16401 containing:
- a CDS encoding DUF5989 family protein, which gives rise to MDFLKDLWGFLTVRKKFWLLPIILFMLLFGVLIVLTGGSAIAPFIYAIF